CGGCAGCTTCCCGGGGCAGCGGCTCGGCCTCTTCGGCGCGGCCCTGCGGCAACGCCGTGACGCCGCCTGCCTCCTGCCGCCAATGCTGCGCGGGTTCGCTCACCCGGGCCGGATCAGGCGCATTCCAGTCGCGCCCGGAGAAAATCGAGGCGAGCGCGGGCGCAGGCTGGACCGGTTCCGCCTGCCAGCGCGCCATGGCGCCTGCATCGGGTGTCTGTGCGCTGCGGCGATCGCCGGAACCGAGCGCGTCGCGCAGGCCCGACACGATGAAACCGCGTACCGCCGCCGCGTCGCGAAAACGCACCTCCGTCTTGGCCGGGTGGACGTTTACGTCGACGTCCTCGGGCGGCAGGTCGAGGAACAGAGCGAGCACCGCGTGGCGGTCCCGCGCCAGCATGTCGGAGTAAGCGCCCCGAACTGCGCCGACGAGCAGGCGGTCCTTAACCGGACGGCCGTTGACGAAGAGGAACTGCTGGTCCGCGATGCCGCGATTATACGTCGGCAGGCCGGCGATGCCCGTCAACCGCATGATGCCTGCGGGCGACGGGCGTTCGAGCGCGATGGCGACGCTGTTGTTCTTGAGCTCGCGTGCCACGATCTGCGCAACGCGGTCGGCAACGCTTTCACCGGCCTGCACGGCGATGATCCGGCGCTCGCCGTGCTCCAGAGTGAAGCCGATGTCGGGCCGCGCCATCGCGAGGCGGCGGACGACATCGAGGCAGGCGGCGTACTCGCTGCGTGCGGTGCGCAGGAACTTGCGCCGCGCCGGCACCTTGGCGAACAGGTTTTCCACCCGGATGCGCGTGCCCGGCGGCAGGGCGGCAGGTTCGTCTGACGTCACGTCGCCATGGTCCACCACCCTGCGCCAGCCCTGCTCCGCATCCCGAACCCGGCTTTCGATGGAAAGGCGCGCCACGCTGGCGATGGAAGGCAGTGCCTCCCCGCGAAAGCCCAGGGTGGCGACCTGCTCGATCGCCTCGTCCGGCAGCTTGGATGTCGCGTGGCGTTCCAGCGCCAGGGCCATGTCATCCGATGTCATGCCGCAACCGTCGTCGGTCACCTCGATCCGCTCCAGCCCCCCTTCGACCAGCCGCACGGCGATGCGGGTCGCGCCTGCGTCGATGGCGTTCTCGACCAGTTCCTTCAGCGCCGCGGCGGGGCGTTCCACGACTTCGCCCGCGGCAATGCGGTTGACGAGCTGTTCGGGCAGGCGGCGGATTTGCGGCATCCCGTCAGCATAGGGCACCGGCGGCGCCGGGTTAAGACGAACGGTGGTGAAAAAGCGGCGGTATCCGCACAAATTTTTTGGGTTTTCGGCGGAGAATCGCTAAGGGCACCCTCATTCCCCCAACCGAGGCCCTACCGACGCTGCAAGGGGAGGCGGCGGCGGCTTCCTTTTATCCACGAGTGTACCTGAAAAAATGGCCGGTTTCTTATCCAATCTCTTCCGGTTCGGTTCGCAGAACATGGCGATCGACCTCGGCACCGCAAACACGCTGGTCTACGTGCAGGACCAGGGCATCGTGCTCAACGAACCGTCCGTGGTTGCCATCGAAACCGTCCAGGGCATCAAGCGCGTCAAGGCTGTTGGCGACGATGCGAAGATGATGATGGGCAAGACGCCCGATTCCATCGAAGCCATTCGCCCGCTGCGCGACGGCGTGATCGCCGATCTCGATGTGGCCGAGCACATGATCAAACACTTCATCCGCAAGGTGACCGGTCGCAAGACGTCGATGCTGCGCCAGCCGGAAATCGTGATCTGCGTGCCCAGCGGCTCCACCAGCGTGGAAAAGCGCGCCATCCGAGACGCGGCCAGCAATGCCGGCGCTAGCCAGGTGTTCCTGATCCTGGAGCCCATGGCCGCGGCCATCGGCGCCGACATGCCGGTGACCGAGCCCGTCGGTTCCATGGTCGTCGACATCGGCGGCGGCACCACCGAAGTCGCGGTGCTCTCCCTGCGCGGCCTCGCCTACACCACTTCGGTCCGGACCGGGGGCGACAAGATGGACGAGGCGATCGTTTCCTACGTCCGCCGCCACCACAACCTGCTGATCGGCGACGCCACGGCAGAGCGGATCAAGAAGGATTACGGCACCGCCATCGTCCCCGAGGACGGTATCGGCGAAACCTTGCAGATCAAGGGCCGCGACCTCGTCAACGGCGTACCAAAGGAAATCACGATCAACCAGGCGAATATCGCCGAGGCCCTGTCCGAACCGATCGGCGCCATCGTGGAAGGCGTACGCATCGCGCTGGAAAACACCGCGCCGGAACTGGCTGCCGACATCGTCGACCAGGGCATCGTGCTGACCGGTGGCGGTGCGCTGATCCAGAACCTGGACGAGCATCTGCGCGAAGAGACCGGCCTGCCCGTCTCGGTCGCAGAAGACCCGCTGTCCTGCGTCGCGCTGGGCACCGGCCGCGCGATGGAAGACCCGATCTACCGCGGCGTATTGATGACCGCCTGACCACGTCGCTTCGGCAGGGGGATCCCGCTTTCCCGCTGCCGGGAATTTAGGAACCGCCGCCGACCATGGCCCGCCGCCGCACCAAGCCGACCGGTTTCTCCCGCAAGGAGAGACTGTCCGCGTTCACGGTCTACGTGGTCGCGGGCATCGGCGCGCTTATCGGTGCCATCCTGCTGGGCGTGTCGCTGCTCAAGCCGACCGCGTTCGAAGGGCTTCGCGGCGGGGCGACCGACGTGGTCGAACCGGCAGGCCAGGTCAGCTCGGTCACGCGCTCGGGCGGCCGCAGCATCTTCCAGAACATCGCGGCATACTACCGTGCCGGCAGCAAGAATGCCGAGCTGGAAGAGGAGGTGCGGATCGCCCGCGTCCGCCTCGCCGAAGCGCGGGCGCTGGAGCAGGAGAACAAGCGCCTGAAGGCCATGCTGCGCATCGTGGACGGCGATGCCGACCCGGTCGCAACCGCGCGGTTGATCGGATCGACGTCCTCTAGCGTGCGCAGGATCGCGTTCCTGTCTGCCGGATCGCGCGACGGGGTGAAGGTCGGCATGCCCGTGCGCACCCCGCGCGGCCTCGTCGGGCGAGTGCTTGGCGTGGGCGGCTCGAGCGCGCGCGTACTCCTCCTGACCGACCCCGAAAGTACGGTGCCCGTGCGCCGCTCCACCGACGAGGTGATCGCCTTTGCCGAAGGCCGCGCCGATGGCACGGTGCAACTGCGGCTCATCAATCTCGGCGTCAATCCGCTGAAGGAAGGCGACGTGTTCGTGACCAGCGGCACTGGCGGGCTCTACC
This sequence is a window from Alteriqipengyuania flavescens. Protein-coding genes within it:
- the mutL gene encoding DNA mismatch repair endonuclease MutL yields the protein MPQIRRLPEQLVNRIAAGEVVERPAAALKELVENAIDAGATRIAVRLVEGGLERIEVTDDGCGMTSDDMALALERHATSKLPDEAIEQVATLGFRGEALPSIASVARLSIESRVRDAEQGWRRVVDHGDVTSDEPAALPPGTRIRVENLFAKVPARRKFLRTARSEYAACLDVVRRLAMARPDIGFTLEHGERRIIAVQAGESVADRVAQIVARELKNNSVAIALERPSPAGIMRLTGIAGLPTYNRGIADQQFLFVNGRPVKDRLLVGAVRGAYSDMLARDRHAVLALFLDLPPEDVDVNVHPAKTEVRFRDAAAVRGFIVSGLRDALGSGDRRSAQTPDAGAMARWQAEPVQPAPALASIFSGRDWNAPDPARVSEPAQHWRQEAGGVTALPQGRAEEAEPLPREAAEYPLGMARGQVAETYIVAEAADGLVIVDQHAAHERLVLERLKAAGAEEKMRLSQPLLMPEVVELDEVDCDRLEDAAGKLGELGLELERFGPSAILVRAVPSALKAGDPHKSLQDIADDLAKHGEALLLEEKLDLVLATMACHGSVRAGRRLNVAEMNALLREMESTPRSGQCNHGRPTWVKLSMDDVEKLFGRH
- a CDS encoding rod shape-determining protein, with protein sequence MAGFLSNLFRFGSQNMAIDLGTANTLVYVQDQGIVLNEPSVVAIETVQGIKRVKAVGDDAKMMMGKTPDSIEAIRPLRDGVIADLDVAEHMIKHFIRKVTGRKTSMLRQPEIVICVPSGSTSVEKRAIRDAASNAGASQVFLILEPMAAAIGADMPVTEPVGSMVVDIGGGTTEVAVLSLRGLAYTTSVRTGGDKMDEAIVSYVRRHHNLLIGDATAERIKKDYGTAIVPEDGIGETLQIKGRDLVNGVPKEITINQANIAEALSEPIGAIVEGVRIALENTAPELAADIVDQGIVLTGGGALIQNLDEHLREETGLPVSVAEDPLSCVALGTGRAMEDPIYRGVLMTA
- the mreC gene encoding rod shape-determining protein MreC, giving the protein MARRRTKPTGFSRKERLSAFTVYVVAGIGALIGAILLGVSLLKPTAFEGLRGGATDVVEPAGQVSSVTRSGGRSIFQNIAAYYRAGSKNAELEEEVRIARVRLAEARALEQENKRLKAMLRIVDGDADPVATARLIGSTSSSVRRIAFLSAGSRDGVKVGMPVRTPRGLVGRVLGVGGSSARVLLLTDPESTVPVRRSTDEVIAFAEGRADGTVQLRLINLGVNPLKEGDVFVTSGTGGLYRPNVAVAVVSELTRDGAIGRLLANPAATDFVLVEPEWQPAAREAISEAVARREGPVPADGGE